A single Anopheles arabiensis isolate DONGOLA chromosome 2, AaraD3, whole genome shotgun sequence DNA region contains:
- the LOC120897150 gene encoding endoplasmic reticulum metallopeptidase 1-like: MKLLSYIFTLELLWCVLGPGIGIGVYFLTYWNWNTLPSGVNLADENTTTDGRFVAERALYDLGALTSRGPRVAGSETNERFAVDWLYGAIETVARQALPEYEVTYEVQRVSGSYFLDYDDYPITSYYRNVQNLVVSIKRRDSFSGKYLLLNAHFDSAVTSPGAGDDGTMVVVMLELMRQLTQHARSPLQHGLLFLFNGCEENTMQGAHGFVRAHPLAQSVAAFINLDVAANAGREIMFQSGPNYPFLMAYYRDYVQRPYANTLGEEVFQMGLVPSFTDYETLSKQGGWPGLDFALSSYGYLYHTALDARETISAGTLQHIGDNLLGLVRALGSADELGNIQEHREGTAVFFDFMHLFLVYYTETTAMIVNIVLGVLSLALIVGTLFMIMRKDGAVGSNILFEAGMTLIVQTLSIVLGAGLSVLVAVIFDACGRSMSWFSSTWLLFGLYFVPCIGGLTLGPFLYVHFRKIPFLHDQGRVILFLHAQHCIYAVLLITLSIGGIRSAFVLLFPIIFYCSTTIVNMIIQFRLRVWIYVHLVGQLVPVIYFCSLAVTLFAVFVPMTGRSDNRSNPDLQMALFASLVTLLLVGLLTPFIVLFRRKVYVFCTILLLFLVTAIVAATPEGFPFRERTSPQRYYIFHHQRNFYWPNGTLRDSGAIYYLHPQDRHTPELLQSEVPEWSAAQLLGDECEKELYCGIPFYINRYHRQSGSSYWLPAMEPPIFPERVSFEFVSREVPAPGRVRMYFRVQGPSHMSLYVSPLAGRSLVGWSFSERIPPSGKRWNGQDVYFVNFFSGSMELTPFTFYIEIEHAAAGTAQSSDSHFYLSVVAQYMHHDSVYRAREFQTLLDKMPKYAHTVAYPGYLESWIF, encoded by the exons AT GAAGCTTCTGTCGTACATTTTCACGCTCGAGCTGCTGTGGTGCGTTCTGGGCCCTGGCATCGGGATAGGAGTCTACTTTCTGACCTACTGGAACTGGAACACGCTGCCCAGTGGGGTTAATCTGGCGGACGAG AACACAACCACCGATGGACGTTTCGTGGCGGAACGGGCCCTGTACGATCTGGGCGCCCTAACGAGCCGTGGGCCACGTGTGGCGGGCAGTGAAACCAACGAACGATTTGCGGTCGATTGGCTGTACGGAGCGATCGAAACCGTTGCCCGTCAAGCACTTCCGGAGTATGAAGTTACGTACGAGGTGCAGCGGGTCAGTGGCAGTTACTTCCTCGACTATGACGACTATCCCATCACCAGCTACTACCGCAACGTGCAGAACCTGGTAGTGTCGATCAAGCGGCGGGATTCGTTCAGCGGCAAGTATCTGCTGCTGAATGCGCACTTCGACAGTGCCGTGACTAGTCCGGGCGCCGGTGACGACGGTACGATGGTGGTCGTCATGCTGGAACTGATGCGCCAGCTGACACAGCACGCGCGATCGCCCCTGCAGCATGGCCTACTGTTTCTGTTCAACGGTTGCGAGGAGAACACCATGCAGGGTGCGCATGGGTTCGTGCGGGCCCATCCGCTAGCCCAGTCGGTGGCCGCATTCATTAATCTGGATGTGGCCGCTAATGCTGGTCGGGAGATTATGTTCCAATCCGGACCGAACTACCCCTTCCTGATGGCGTACTATCGCGACTACGTACAACGACCCTACGCAAACACGCTCGGGGAGGAAGTGTTCCAGATGGGGCTAGTGCCGTCCTTTACCGATTACGAAACGCTCTCGAAACAGGGCGGCTGGCCCGGATTGGACTTTGCGTTGTCGTCGTACGGATACCTCTATCATACGGCGCTGGACGCACGGGAAACCATATCCGCCGGTACGCTGCAGCACATCGGAGACAATCTGCTCGGGCTTGTACGGGCGCTCGGCAGTGCCGACGAGCTCGGCAACATCCAGGAGCATCGCGAAGGAACGGCCGTGTTTTTCGACTTTATGCATCTGTTCCTTGTGTACTACACCGAAACGACGGCAATGATTGTGAACATCGTGCTGGGCGTACTCTCGCTGGCACTGATCGTCGGTACGCTGTTCATGATCATGCGCAAGGATGGTGCCGTCGGTAGTAACATCCTGTTCGAAGCCGGCATGACACTAATCGTACAGACGCTCTCGATCGTGCTCGGCGCTGGACTGTCCGTGCTGGTGGCCGTCATTTTCGATGCCTGCGGCCGTTCGATGAGCTGGTTCTCGTCGACCTGGCTGCTGTTCGGGCTGTACTTTGTGCCGTGCATCGGTGGTCTCACGCTGGGACCATTTTTGTACGTTCATTTTCGTAAAATC CCGTTCCTGCACGATCAAGGCCGGGTAATACTGTTCCTGCACGCGCAGCACTGCATCTACGCCGTCCTACTGATAACGCTCTCGATCGGTGGCATTCGATCCGCGTTTGTGCTGCTCTTTCCGATCATTTTTTACTGCTCCACCACGATCGTTAACATGATCATACAGTTTCGGCTACGAGTGTGGATCTACGTGCATCTGGTCGGTCAGCTGGTGCCGGTGATTTACTTTTGCTCCCTAGCAGTTACACTGTTTGCCGTGTTCGTCCCAATGACCGGTCGCAGTGACAATCGCTCCAATCCGGACCTGCAAATGGCGCTGTTTGCCTCTCTTGTGAcactgctgctggtcggtTTGCTGACGCCGTTTATAGTGCTGTTCCGTCGGAAGGTGTACGTGTTTTGTACCATACTGTTACTGTTTCTAGTGACGGCGATTGTGGCGGCCACTCCAGAAGGTTTCCCATTCCGGGAGCGTACCTCGCCGCAAAGATATTACATATTT CATCATCAGCGAAACTTTTACTGGCCAAACGGAACACTGCGTGATTCGGGTGCAATCTACTACCTTCATCCACAGGATCGTCACACTCCGGAACTGTTACAATCGGAGGTTCCCGAATGGTCGGCGGCTCAGCTGCTCGGGGACGAATGCGAAAAGGAACTCTACTGCGGTATACCCTTCTACATCAATCGATATCACCGGCAGAGCGGCTCAAGCTACTGGCTGCCGGCAATGGAACCACCGATCTTCCCCGAACGGGTCAGTTTCGAATTCGTTTCTCGTGAGGTACCCGCCCCAGGAAGGGTGCGTATGTACTTTCGGGTACAAGGGCCAAGCCACATGAGCTTGTACGTGTCACCGCTGGCCGGTCGGTCGCTTGTCGGGTGGAGTTTCAGTGAACGCATCCCACCCAGCGGAAAGCGCTGGAATGGACAGGATGTGTACTTTGTGAACTTTTTCTCCGGATCGATGGAGTTAACTCCGTTCACATTCTACATTGAGATTgagcacgcagcagcaggTACGGCGCAATCGAGTGATTCCCATTTCTATCTCTCGGTGGTCGCCCAGTACATGCATCACGACAGCGTGTACCGTGCGCGAGAGTTCCAAACACTGCTGGATAAGATGCCCAAGTATGCGCACACCGTCGCCTATCCAGGGTATTTGGAAAGTTGGATATTCtag
- the LOC120897116 gene encoding uncharacterized protein LOC120897116, giving the protein MWRATRQEEMSDSNSRGQVNGDGPEPRSKLNLAAKPFMLPSRRTNAAPSSSQGDSNGSSNSSSKIQDIAYIGPTHLPVNTRVWNSISSFSLEDIARTVPPARPAQSQIINVFPSNGPPATASCLKSPFQNPASQTSQFPFGPILLDNGVIQLRLRDSITVDMTVEGSVKVVNGNHNIAIAVSSDTMATAMHHPNGIVFQNGPRVDIAAVDARRKYPYIRFAKMWQKGISLTSARCALIYLVDAAGTRTTSDMISMDMEADYVNQVFFNGVVPAAHNYVDQWQIIRSSSYQLGQEGSLLFQVNGFRITQGGDGLVKISRSNNRCSIRTSPTNGCATVTTNAIHCTASLGTSSHLFVRREERRMHFDGATFIVRNAGHSAGFDELDRLRVY; this is encoded by the exons ATGTGGCGCGCAACGCGACAAGAAGAAATGTCCGACTCGAACAGTAGGGGGCAAGTGAACGGGGACGGTCCGGAACCACGGTCTAAG TTAAATTTGGCAGCAAAGCCTTTCATGTTGCCGTCGCGTCGCACGAATGCGGCCCCATCCAGCTCGCAGGGCGACAGCAATGGCAGCAGTAACAGTAGTAGCAAAATTCAAGACATTGCCTACATTGGCCCAACCCATCTTCCCGTTAACACGCGCGTGTGGAACTCGATTTCGTCCTTCTCGCTAGAAGACATTGCCCGAACGGTGCCTCCTGCCCGACCTGCACAAAGCCAGATCATAAATGTATTCCCTAGCAATGgtccaccagcaacagcaagctGCTTAAAATCTCCGTTTCAAAACCCGGCTTCCCAGACCTCCCAGTTTCCTTTCGGACCAATTTTGCTGGACAATGGAGTTATACAGCTGCGCTTGCGGGATTCGATTAC AGTGGACATGACCGTGGAAGGCTCAGTGAAGGTTGTCAACGGCAACCATAACATAGCAATAGCTGTTTCCAGTGATACGATGGCTACTGCGATGCACCATCCAAATGGGATCGTGTTTCAAAACGGCCCACGGGTCGATATTGCAGCGGTTGACGCAAGACGCAAATATCCCTACAT CCGGTTTGCAAAAATGTGGCAAAAAGGAATCAGCCTAACCAGTGCGAGATGTGCGCTGATTTATCTCGTCGATGCGGCCGGTACGCGCACAACGTCTGATATGATTAGCATGGATATGGAAGCGGATTATGTGAACCAAGTTTTTTTCAA TGGTGTAGTGCCTGCTGCACACAACTACGTCGACCAGTGGCAAATCATCAGGAGCTCGAGCTACCAGCTGGGACAGGAGGGTAGCCTCCTGTTTCAGGTAAATGGCTTCCGTATCACGCAGGGCGGTGATGGGTTGGTAAAAATATCTCGCTCCAACAACCGCTGCTCGATCCGTACCAGCCCTACCAACGGTTGCGCGACTGTCACAACAAACGCCATCCACTGCACAGCTTCACTGGGAACGTCCTCGCACCTGTTTGTTCG ACGTGAAGAGCGTCGGATGCATTTTGACGGGGCTACGTTCATCGTGCGCAATGCTGGCCATTCCGCTGGTTTTGATGAGCTTGATCGATTGCGTGTCTATTGA
- the LOC120897117 gene encoding uncharacterized protein LOC120897117 has product MPAHSAGVNGGGAGGQCRSGRFFLLNKSFSSITAANKAAVLISIVLLLLQFNTPTVEALRCYACGLTQTSGDVRCVSEPQSVEGQSVVTCSRKYCTITRQELVDPPGKLVTFLRGCEENPLYLDEVIEDPTFITYYRSCTTDLCNDGDALGSSGSALTGLNEGASDNLLVPGLPSSGGSGPAPAATSPLLVIIKITSLSLSVARIVA; this is encoded by the exons ATGCCAGCTCACAGTGCAGGTGTCAATGGTGGTGGGGCTGGTGGCCAATGTCGATCGGGGCGATTTTTCCTGTTAAATAAATCGTTTTCTTCAATTACCGCTGCCAACAAAGCTGCCGTGCTGATTTCGATTGTGTTATTGTTGCTACAATTTAACACCCCAACGGTCGAAG CGTTGCGCTGTTACGCCTGTGGTTTAACGCAAACTTCCGGCGACGTGCGCTGCGTATCGGAGCCACAAAGTGTGGAGGGCCAGAGTGTCGTGACCTGCTCCAGGAAGTATTGTACCATCACGCGGCAGGAGTTAGTG GATCCTCCCGGCAAGCTGGTTACTTTCCTGCGAGGATGCGAAGAGAACCCATTG TATCTCGACGAAGTCATCGAAGATCCCACCTTCATCACCTACTACCGGTCGTGCACGACCGATCTGTGCAACGATGGTGACGCGCTCGGATCCTCCGGTTCCGCCCTGACCGGGCTCAACGAGGGTGCATCAGATAATCTGCTCGTGCCCGGATTGCCGAGCAGTGGCGGCTCTGGGCCGGCACCGGCAGCGACATCTCCATTACTGGTGATCATTAAAATCACATCACTGTCGCTATCGGTGGCACGCATCGTCGCGTAG